The genomic interval AGCTGCCGCCGGAACAGGAGGATCGCGAACGGGAACAGCACGATCGTCGTGGAGTTGTGCCAGACCACCGGCACGAACCGCCCGAGGTACATGCGGCCGAGGCCGAAAACCAGGTAGGGGTCCGGGATCGTGAAGCTGATCCCCAGCATCAGCGACAGCGACGCGATCGTGCGGGCGCCGGGGGTCGCGCCCCCGCGGGCGAGCAGCCACCGCAGCAGCGACTTCGTGAGGGCGTAGCGCCAGGCGACCGCGCCCGCGAGCAGGAACACGGCCGCGGCTCGGAGCGCCGCGAGGTCGCCCGAGAAGCCGCTGAGCAGGTCCAGCGCGAGGTAGTAGAGGAAGTTCGGCGGGTACGCGGCCTCGCCGTCGCGGATCTTCTGGACCTGCGCGACGTGAGGCAGGAGGTCGCCCTCGGCGTAGAGGAGCAGGTACGCGAAGAAGGCCGCGGCGGCCACGAACACCAGCGCCACGTCCGCGTGGAGCCGGTGCCCGGCGCGCGGGGGCGAGGCGGATGGGGGCGTGGCAGGCAGGGGCAGTCCTCGAGAGAATCCGAGCCCGGCTCGCGACCGTCCGGGCTGGCACGCGGGCCGCGGGCTCGATCCGCTGGAAAACCCTACCGGCCGACCGGCTCGCGTCGGGCCCGCTCCGCGGGTCGGGCCCGGTAACTTCCGTACGCCGGCCGTCGGATCGACCCGAACCCCGCCGCGGCCGAGCCCGACCGATGCCGGAAGCTCCCGCCCCACCCCCACGGATCCCCTTCAACAAGCCCTTCGTGGCGGGCAAGGAGCTCTTCTACATCGCGCAGGCGGTGACCAAGGGCAACCTCGGCGGCGACGGCTTCTACACGCGGGCGTGCTGCCGGCTGATGGAGGAACGCTTCGGGGTGCCGCACGTGCTGCTCACGCCCTCGTGCACGGCGTCGCTGGAGATGGCGGCGACGCTCTGCGGCTTCGAGCCCGGCGACGAGGTCATCCTGCCCTCGTACACGTTCGTGTCGACGGCCTCGGCTTTCGTGCGCGCCGGCGCGAAGCCGGTGTTCGTCGACGTGCGGCCCGACACGCTGAACATCGACGAGACGCAGATCGAGGCGGCCGTCACCGAGCGGACACGCGCGATCTGCGTCGTCCACTACGCCGGGATCGCCTGCGAGATGGACACGATCCTGGCCATCGCGGAGCGGAACGGGCTGCGCGTGGTCGAGGACGCGGCGCAGGGCGTCAACGCCTTCTACAAGGGCCGCGCCCTCGGCTCGATGGGCGACCTGGGCTGCTACAGCTTCCACGAGACCAAGAACTTGATCTGCGGCGAGGGCGGGGCGTTGTGCATCAACGACCCGGCGCTGCTGCGGCGCTCGGAGATCCTCCGCGACAAGGGGACCAACCGGCAGGCCTTCTTCCGCGGCGACGTCGACAAGTACACCTGGGTCGACGTGGGCTCGTCCTACGTGCCCAGCGAGATCACCTCGGCCTTCCTCTACGCGCAGCTCGAGGAGATGGACCGCATCACCCGGCGGCGGGCGGAGATCTTCCGCCGCTACGCGGAGGGCCTCGCGCCGGAGGTCGCCGCCGGCCGGCTGCGGCCGCCGCACGCGCCCGCGGGCTGCGTCGGCAACCACCACCTCTTCTACGCGATCCTGGCGTCGACCGAGGCCCGGGACGCGGCGCTGGAAGCCTTCCGCGCCGCGAACATCCAGGCGGTTTTCCACTACGTGCCGCTGCACGCGGCGCCGATGGGCCGCGAGCTCGCCGGGGGCCGATCGCTCCCGGTGACCGAGGACCTCGCCGCCCGGCTGCTCCGCCTGCCCATGTTCTTCGACCTGACCGAGACGGAGCAGGATCGCGTGATCGCCACCTTCCGCGGGTTCCTCGCGGGCGGGCCGCCGCCCGACGCGTGAATCCGCAACCGCCCTCAGCCCCGCCGCGTCGGCCCGGTCCGCACGGTGAACTGCGGCTTGCGGTTGACGTTGAGGTGCAGCCGCCCGAGGTACTCGCCCACGATGCCCAGGCTCAGCAGCTGGATGCCGCCGAGCACGAGCACGGCGACGATGATCGAGGCGTAGCCGGGCACGGCGATCTCCGAGAGCAGCGCCCAGAGCAGGTACCACACGCCCAGGCTCAGCCCGACCGCCGCGGCGAGCAGGCCCAGGATCGACACCGCCTGCAGCGGCAGCAGCGAGAAGTTGGTGAAGACGTTCATCGCCAGGCCCACCAGCTTCGAGAGCGAGTAGCCGGAGCGGCCGCCGGCCCGGGCGTGATGCGGCACCTCCACCATGCCGATGCGGCGGGTGTTCCAAGCGAGCAGGCCGTCGATGTAGGTGAAGTTGAGGTCGTAGCGGACCACCGCCTCGATCAGCTCCCGCCGCACCGCCCGGAAGCTCGTCACCGAGACCGGCATCCGGAAGACCACGCGGTAGAAGCCGTTCACCAGCGCCGAGCCGAGGTTCCGCCCGCCGGCGTGCCGCTTCACCTCGTACACGCCGTAGACCAGGTCGTGCCCGTCCTCGAGCAGCGTGTCGACCAGGCGGGGGACGCACTCGGGCTCGTGCTGGAGGTCGTCGTCGATCGTCACCAGCACCCGGCCGTCCGCGTGGTGGAAGCCGCACATGAGCGCGTTGTGCTGGCCGAAGTTCCGCATGAGCTGGATGATCCGGGCCTGCGGCGCCGCGGCGGCGAGCTGCTCGAGCACCTGCCAGCTGTCGTCGGGGCTCTCGTCGTCGACGAAGACGACCTCCCAGGCGTCGGCCGCGTAGCGGGCGGAGAGCGTCGCCTCCAGCCGCGTCCAAAGCTCCCGCAGGGTGTTCTGCGAGCGGTAGACCGGGACGATCACCGAGACCTCGATCGGGGGGGCGAGGCTCAAGCGCCGAACCTCTGACGGAGGCGGGTGAGCGGCAGGGCGGGGCTGCCGTCGCCGAAGGTCATGTGCTCGATCCGCAGCAGCCCCGCGCCGCAGACGACCTCGGGCTCGCCGCCGGAACCGAGGCTCCAGAGCTTGCCCGGCTGCCGGAGCGCGAAGCGGACCTCCGGCAGCACGGCCGCCCGGTGAATGACGACGGCGCGGCCGCCCAGCGTCGACCGGGCTCCCGGGTAGGGGTCGCCGAGCGCGCGGACGGCCCGCTCGATCGCGGCCGCATCCAGCGACCAGTCGATCCGGTAATCCGCGTCGTCGCGCCAGAGGCTGAAGGTCGCGGCGTCCTCGTCCTGGGGCACCGGATCGCCGAACTCGCCGGCGAGCAGCGCCCGCGCACCCTCGACGTAGAGCGGGACGACCTTGTCGATGAGATCGGCGATCGTGTCCCGCGGGCCGATGCCCACGGCGGCCTGCCAGTACACCCCGCCGGCATCGACGCGGTCGCAGGCCCGCAGGAAGGTGACGCCGGTCCGCGTCTCGCCGGTGAGCAGCGCCGTGGGCAGCGGAGCGAAGCCGCGGAGCTTCGGCAGCAGCGAGTCGTGCGCGACGATCACGTCGCCGCCGACGGCATCGGCCGTGGCCGCGTCGACGAGGTACCTCCAGCCGACGCACAGGATGCGCTCGATGCCGTGCTCGGCCACGACGCCCAGCGGGTCCTCCCGCCAGCGGGCGAGCGGAATCACCGGGATGCCCCGCGCTCCGGCGGCCCGGTGGATGTCCGCGTCGAAGGCGTGGACCACGCCGGTCTCGTGGAAGGTGCACACCGCGAGCCGGTCGGCGTCGGCCCGGCGGAGCGACTCCGCGACGGCGAGCCCTTTCCGGGTGGCGAGACAGAGAAGCGTTCGGGGCATCGGCGGCGGACGGGCTGCGTGCGGCGCAGCGCGCGCCGCAGCGTACGGAGCCGGGACGCTGCGGGTATGCCGTAACTTCGGGGCGTGATCCACCCGCCGCACGAAAGAACCCGGGGCAGACGGTCGCGACCGCGACGGGGCGGGTCCCGGTGAAGGGCATCCTCCTCGCCGGCGGCCACGGCACGCGGCTCGCGCCGCTGACCGGGGCGATCAGCAAGCAGCTGCTGCCGGTCTACAACAAGCCGATGATCTACTACCCGCTCAGCGTGCTGATGCTCGCGGGCGTGCGGGAGGTCATGGTGATCTCCACGCCCACGCACCTCCCGCTCTTCGGGCAGGTCCTCGGCGACGGCTCCGCGTGGGGCATGCGCTTCCACTTCGTGGAGCAGGCCGAGCCGCGCGGCCTGGCCCAGGCCTTCACGCTGGACCCCGGCTTCCACGGCACCGAGCCGGCCTGCCTGATCCTCGGCGACAACCTCATCTACGGCAGCGGGCTGGCGCGGACGCTGGCGTCCGCGGCCGCCGCCGCCCGGCGGCCCGGCGGCGGGGCGGCGATCTTCGGCTACCCCGTGCGCGACCCGCGGGCCTACGGCGTGGTCGAGGTCGACGGCGGCGGCCGGGCGGTCAGCCTCGAGGAGAAGCCGGCGCGGCCGCGCGGGCACCTCGCGGTGCCGGGGCTCTACTTCTACGACGGCTCCGCGGGCGAGCGGGCCGCGGCGCTGGCGCCCTCTCCGCGCGGCGAGCTGGAGATCACCGACCTGAACCGCACGTACCTCGACGACGGCTTGCTGAGCGTCGAGCGGTGGGGCCGGGGCATGGCCTGGCTGGACGCGGGCACGCACGAGTCGCTGCTGGAGGCGCAGAACTTCGTGCGGACGGTGGAGCAGCGGCAGGGCACGATGATCGGCTGCCCCGAGGAGATCGCGCTGCGGAGCGGCTGGATCGGCGCGGACGACGTGCTCCGCGTCGCCGACGCGATGGGCGACAACCGCTACGCGTCGTACCTCCGCTGGGTGGCCGGGCCCCGGGACGGACCGGCCGAGGCGTGGGCATGAGCCGGCTCCGGGCGAGGCCGAGCCGGTGATGCCCTGGCGCCCCGGCTTCCCGAACCGGCGCAAGCCGCTGGGCTACCTGCGCCTGCTCCGGGCCCGGCACCGCTTCCACGACCGGGTGCGGCCGGGCTTCCGCCCCGGCTCGCCGCGCCCGCGTCTGGTCGACGTGACCGGCGACAAGGCGCGGCTCGCGGCGCTGCGCGACCGCCACGCCGGCCGGCGCTGCTTCGTCCTCGGCAACGGCCCGAGCCTCGCGGCGATGGACCCGGCGCCGCTGCGCGACGAGGTGACGATCGGCAGCAACGGCCTCTACACCCGCTTCGCCTCGTGGGGGTTCGCCACCGATTACCTGCTCTTCGAGGACCTCGAGCAGACCGAGCTGCGCGGGCCCGACCTGCCGGGGATCCGCGGGCCCCTGAAGCTCGCGGGCCTGCACAACGCGTACGCCTTCCGGGCCGACCGCGACACGGTGTTCTTCAACGCCCGGCCCGGCGACCGCTTCTACTGGGACCACCTCGCGCCGATGTTCAGCCGGGACTTCGCGGAGATCGTCTACCTCAACTCGACCGTGACGACGATCGGGCTGCAGCTGGCCTACCACCTCGGCTGCGACCCCGTCGTGCTCTTGGGCGTCGATCACGACTACGGCCGGCTGCCCGCGCTCTTCAAGCCCGGAAAGATCCGCGTCACGGCGGACAACCTCGACCTGGTCCGCGGCTGCCACTTCGACCCGGGCTACTACAAGCTCGGCGACCTGATCGGCGTGCCCGACGTCGGGCTGCAGGAGCGGGGCTACCGGGAGGCCCGGCGGGTCTTCGAGCGGGACGGCCGGCGGGTGCTCAACGCGACCGCGGGCGGGAAGCTGGAGGTTTTCGAGCGTGTGAGCCTCGCGGAGGTCTGGACCCTGTGAACGGGTCGCGCCCCCCGCGCGTGCTGCTGATCTCGCACGCGGCCGACCGCACCGGTGCGCCCCGCAGCTTGCTGGAGTTGCTCGGGTTCTTCTGCGTCCACACCGCGTGGGACCTGCGCGTGCTGCTGATCGAGACCGGTCCGCTCGCCCCGGCCTTCGCCGCGCTCGCTCCCACCGAGCTCCTTCACCCGCCGCGGACCGCGGGCGGGAAAGCGCGCTCGGCCGCGCGGTCCGCGGCGTGGGCGGCGGGGTCGGGTCACCCGCGGCGGGCTTGGAAGCTGGCGACGGGCGGGCTCGGGGTCCCGTTGACGCCGGGGGAGCAAGCGGACCGAAGCGCGCACGCCCGGGCGGCCGCCGCGCGGGCGCGGGCGTGGGCGCCCGATCTCCTGTACGCGAACACGGCGGCCACGTGGCCGGCGGTGCGGCGGCTGCTGCCGCCGCAGGCCGCGGGCCGGCTGCTCGTTCACGTGCGCGAGCTCGCCTCCACGCTCGACCGCCTCGGCGGCGCCGCGGAGCTGCTGGCGCGGGCCGATCGGGTGCTCGCCGTGTCGCCGCCGGTGCGGGCGCTGCTGGCCGGGGCGTGGGGCGTGCCGGCGGCGAAGCTCGGCGAGGGACCCGTGGCGCTGCACGACGAGGCCTTCGCGGCGGCCGAGCCCGACGCGGCGGCCTGGCCCGCCGGCGTCGGGCCACGCGTGCTGATGCTCGGCTCGGCCACCCGCCGCAAGGGGGCCGACCTCTTCGCCGCCGCGGCGGCGGCGCCCGGGTGGCCCGCGGGCACCCGCTTCCTCTGGGTGGGCGACGGGCCCGAGGCGGCGTCGCTCCGCCGCGCCGGCGGCCGGATCCGCTGGGAGGCCGCCCGCGCCGACCCGCGCCCGCTGCTCGCCGCGGCCGACCTGCTGCTGCTGAGCTCGCGCGACGACCCGTCGCCCCGCGTCGTGCCCGAGGCCGCCGCCCGGGGCGTGCCGGCCGCCTGCTTCGCGGCCTCGGGCGGGGCGGCCGGCTTCGTCGCGCCCCCCGGCGAGCCTCCCGCGGGCGTGGCGGTGCCGGCCGGGTTCGACCCGGCCGAGCTCGCCGCCGCCGCTGGCGGGCTACTCGGCGACCCGCCGGCGCTGGCCGCCGCCGGGGTCGCCGCGCGGTCCCGGGCGGATTCGGTCCGCCTCGGCGTCGTCGGCCCGCGGATCGTCGCCGAGGTGGAGGCGCTGCTGCCCCCGGTCCGCGGCCGCGTCGGAGGGGCGCGATCATGAGCCTGCCCACGCCCCCGCTGCGCTCGGCCTGGGATCGCCTCTCCGACCCGCCCCGCGTGTCGGTGGTGATGACCAGCTTCAACTACGGCCGGTTCGTGGAGGAAGCGATCCGCAGCGTCGCGCAGCAGACCCGCCTCCCCGACGAGCTGCTCGTCGTCGACGACGGCTCCAGCGACGACTCGGTCGCGCGGATCCATGCCCTGCTCCCGACGCTGCCCTTCGCCACCCGCTTCGAGGCGACGCCCAACCGCGGCCAGGCCGCCGCGATCAACCTCGCCTGCTCCTGGGCGACGGGTGGCGTCGTGGCCTTCCTCGACAGCGACGACCTCTGGGCCCCGACGAAGCTCGAGCGGATGCTCTCGCTCATGGCCGGTCAGCCCGGCGCCGCCGTCTACCAGCACAACCTCGCCGACGGCCGCGGCGGCTTGAAGCGGCCGGTCGTCGTCTCCGGCGACCCGCAGCTGCACTGGGAGGCGCTCGGCTTCGTGAACCTGGCGACCCACGCGAGCCTGCACGACCTCTTCCTGCCGACCTCGGGTTTGGTCCTCGAACGCAGCGTGCTCGACCGCGTGCTCCCCGTTCCCGAGGCGCTGATCACCTGCCCCGACGCCTACCTCACCCGCTGCGCCCTGCGCTTCGGCCCGCTGGTCTCCTCGGCCGAGGTGCTGGGCACCTGGCGCGACCACGGCGGCAACGCCGGCCGCGGCGACCGCTTCGGCCGCCGGAGGTTCTGGCTCCCCGTGATCGCTCCCGCGATCAACGCCTTCCACCGGCGGCACGGCAGCCCCGTCCGCTTCGGCGAGGACCGGCTCGCCGCTTGGGCGGGTCGGCTCGGGTTCGACGCAATCAAGGAGCGGCGACGCCGTGGCTGAGCACGCGCCGCCCCCGCCCGCAACCCCGCCGGCTTCGACGAGCCGCCGCTTCGCGAACCCGCTGCTCGAGCACGTGCTCGGCGCCTGGACCGCCGACGGCCGGCCGAGCTGGCGGGTGCGGGCGCGGCGGGCGGCGGGGCGGTTGAAGCGGGGCGGCGGCGGCCTGACGCAGGGGCTCCGCTCCGCGGTCGTCGACCACCCCGTGGTGGCGGGACGCCGGCGCGACGCCGGGCCGCGGGTCGTCTGGTTCAGCTACCTCAACGCGGCGCGGGACCCGCACCGCGTCGCGTTCCTCGCGGGGCTGGCCGCGGCGCTGGAAGCGGCGGGTTCGACGCTCGACGTCCGCTACCAGGACTTCGGCGGCGCTCCGCCGCCGGCGGCTCT from Phycisphaera mikurensis NBRC 102666 carries:
- the rffA gene encoding dTDP-4-amino-4,6-dideoxygalactose transaminase, which produces MPEAPAPPPRIPFNKPFVAGKELFYIAQAVTKGNLGGDGFYTRACCRLMEERFGVPHVLLTPSCTASLEMAATLCGFEPGDEVILPSYTFVSTASAFVRAGAKPVFVDVRPDTLNIDETQIEAAVTERTRAICVVHYAGIACEMDTILAIAERNGLRVVEDAAQGVNAFYKGRALGSMGDLGCYSFHETKNLICGEGGALCINDPALLRRSEILRDKGTNRQAFFRGDVDKYTWVDVGSSYVPSEITSAFLYAQLEEMDRITRRRAEIFRRYAEGLAPEVAAGRLRPPHAPAGCVGNHHLFYAILASTEARDAALEAFRAANIQAVFHYVPLHAAPMGRELAGGRSLPVTEDLAARLLRLPMFFDLTETEQDRVIATFRGFLAGGPPPDA
- a CDS encoding glycosyltransferase family 2 protein, translating into MSLAPPIEVSVIVPVYRSQNTLRELWTRLEATLSARYAADAWEVVFVDDESPDDSWQVLEQLAAAAPQARIIQLMRNFGQHNALMCGFHHADGRVLVTIDDDLQHEPECVPRLVDTLLEDGHDLVYGVYEVKRHAGGRNLGSALVNGFYRVVFRMPVSVTSFRAVRRELIEAVVRYDLNFTYIDGLLAWNTRRIGMVEVPHHARAGGRSGYSLSKLVGLAMNVFTNFSLLPLQAVSILGLLAAAVGLSLGVWYLLWALLSEIAVPGYASIIVAVLVLGGIQLLSLGIVGEYLGRLHLNVNRKPQFTVRTGPTRRG
- a CDS encoding methionyl-tRNA formyltransferase; translated protein: MPRTLLCLATRKGLAVAESLRRADADRLAVCTFHETGVVHAFDADIHRAAGARGIPVIPLARWREDPLGVVAEHGIERILCVGWRYLVDAATADAVGGDVIVAHDSLLPKLRGFAPLPTALLTGETRTGVTFLRACDRVDAGGVYWQAAVGIGPRDTIADLIDKVVPLYVEGARALLAGEFGDPVPQDEDAATFSLWRDDADYRIDWSLDAAAIERAVRALGDPYPGARSTLGGRAVVIHRAAVLPEVRFALRQPGKLWSLGSGGEPEVVCGAGLLRIEHMTFGDGSPALPLTRLRQRFGA
- the rfbA gene encoding glucose-1-phosphate thymidylyltransferase RfbA gives rise to the protein MKGILLAGGHGTRLAPLTGAISKQLLPVYNKPMIYYPLSVLMLAGVREVMVISTPTHLPLFGQVLGDGSAWGMRFHFVEQAEPRGLAQAFTLDPGFHGTEPACLILGDNLIYGSGLARTLASAAAAARRPGGGAAIFGYPVRDPRAYGVVEVDGGGRAVSLEEKPARPRGHLAVPGLYFYDGSAGERAAALAPSPRGELEITDLNRTYLDDGLLSVERWGRGMAWLDAGTHESLLEAQNFVRTVEQRQGTMIGCPEEIALRSGWIGADDVLRVADAMGDNRYASYLRWVAGPRDGPAEAWA
- a CDS encoding motility associated factor glycosyltransferase family protein — its product is MPWRPGFPNRRKPLGYLRLLRARHRFHDRVRPGFRPGSPRPRLVDVTGDKARLAALRDRHAGRRCFVLGNGPSLAAMDPAPLRDEVTIGSNGLYTRFASWGFATDYLLFEDLEQTELRGPDLPGIRGPLKLAGLHNAYAFRADRDTVFFNARPGDRFYWDHLAPMFSRDFAEIVYLNSTVTTIGLQLAYHLGCDPVVLLGVDHDYGRLPALFKPGKIRVTADNLDLVRGCHFDPGYYKLGDLIGVPDVGLQERGYREARRVFERDGRRVLNATAGGKLEVFERVSLAEVWTL
- a CDS encoding glycosyltransferase; translated protein: MNGSRPPRVLLISHAADRTGAPRSLLELLGFFCVHTAWDLRVLLIETGPLAPAFAALAPTELLHPPRTAGGKARSAARSAAWAAGSGHPRRAWKLATGGLGVPLTPGEQADRSAHARAAAARARAWAPDLLYANTAATWPAVRRLLPPQAAGRLLVHVRELASTLDRLGGAAELLARADRVLAVSPPVRALLAGAWGVPAAKLGEGPVALHDEAFAAAEPDAAAWPAGVGPRVLMLGSATRRKGADLFAAAAAAPGWPAGTRFLWVGDGPEAASLRRAGGRIRWEAARADPRPLLAAADLLLLSSRDDPSPRVVPEAAARGVPAACFAASGGAAGFVAPPGEPPAGVAVPAGFDPAELAAAAGGLLGDPPALAAAGVAARSRADSVRLGVVGPRIVAEVEALLPPVRGRVGGARS
- a CDS encoding glycosyltransferase family 2 protein, with product MSLPTPPLRSAWDRLSDPPRVSVVMTSFNYGRFVEEAIRSVAQQTRLPDELLVVDDGSSDDSVARIHALLPTLPFATRFEATPNRGQAAAINLACSWATGGVVAFLDSDDLWAPTKLERMLSLMAGQPGAAVYQHNLADGRGGLKRPVVVSGDPQLHWEALGFVNLATHASLHDLFLPTSGLVLERSVLDRVLPVPEALITCPDAYLTRCALRFGPLVSSAEVLGTWRDHGGNAGRGDRFGRRRFWLPVIAPAINAFHRRHGSPVRFGEDRLAAWAGRLGFDAIKERRRRG